A single window of Archangium gephyra DNA harbors:
- a CDS encoding CehA/McbA family metallohydrolase — MSSPLRLLAASLALIGLTLAGCKKESCLGNDEGCRVVSPCEKLSYSCEAASGSTLEVRTLTPSDKRVGSHAPGTGPETVPGGLNALGARGDILLGNERAVAVIAGLGNTHLLDPNGGSLLDLSARGKNNDGLNQVLQVVGILPGDAAHYTSMKIIDERPTRVAVQFSGTLDGKSEFPIHTLYEMRPCEPGIRVRTEILNTAVDPQLWALSDGFYWSGREALPFTPAEGSGYQHPSFSLLSIGNAFKKFPYLTAAMASDPASSYAHVACGEADLLEGFQSDQISSSGLGRTVVQPRDYLVFERFLAVSERGDVAAAADLALEARQKLRGEKYVTLTGMVTRNGAPASASGREVSVLVSEGELTAAAATRVPWTQVTPDKEGRFQARVPAGRDYVVELHAFGRKVADRQLDNVSADTDVGTLAVSSHSRLTVNVVDWVSNVGLDAEVFLVPVDAPTLKDTEGTLHGRFGTCAPWLGPPPGPSPACNRFLVHNGTATVDAPAGRFHIYAFKGPFWTLDRKTVTLGAADTTVELALYKLALQPLGTVGADLHVHGAASFDSSIPEYDRVLSFAATDLDVIVSTDHDVIHDYGQAVRGLGLENKMTAVVGLETTGHILWMKRPGATVPLVVGHYNFWPLEYDPTKPRNGAPSDELVEPGELFDRVKESAPASLRDQLLVQLNHPWSDAEFGRDLGYPRALALDTTKNLPTRDDGTSAGMYVRTPKGGFANNGQHAQEVMNGTQNDMLLPYRAFWFYTLNQGQFAAGTANSDSHSLTDNTVGLPRNIVYTSATPGTSFNTADFNRSLKAGESFGTNGPVIEATVDTASGARRFGFTPLTPSADAKLRLKVSAAPWVPVEEVRIVVNGTVVKTLRGAELFHPEDPLDLNNVELKLVRYNGSLSLSELLAGVSGDAWVVVEAGASLPLAADFGGPGGDKPDGIPDTSDNNGDGKVDRADIAEGSKYGPLRTPAPPTSESSRQFHFSQVVTGGYPMSFTNPFLLDRNGNGRFDAPGVAAP, encoded by the coding sequence AGCTGCCTCGGCAATGATGAAGGATGCCGGGTCGTCAGCCCCTGCGAGAAACTGAGCTACTCCTGTGAAGCCGCCTCCGGCTCCACGCTCGAGGTGCGCACCCTCACCCCCTCGGACAAGCGCGTGGGCAGCCATGCTCCCGGCACCGGCCCCGAGACCGTGCCCGGCGGCCTCAACGCCCTCGGCGCCCGCGGCGACATCCTCCTGGGCAATGAGCGGGCGGTGGCCGTCATCGCCGGCCTCGGCAACACCCACCTGCTGGATCCCAACGGCGGCTCGCTGCTGGACCTGAGCGCCCGCGGCAAGAACAACGACGGCCTCAACCAGGTGCTCCAGGTGGTGGGCATCCTCCCCGGAGACGCCGCGCACTACACGTCGATGAAGATCATCGACGAGCGCCCCACCCGCGTGGCGGTGCAGTTCAGCGGCACGCTCGACGGCAAGTCCGAGTTCCCCATCCACACCCTCTACGAGATGCGCCCGTGCGAGCCCGGCATCCGCGTGCGCACGGAGATCCTCAACACCGCCGTGGACCCGCAGCTGTGGGCCCTGTCGGACGGCTTCTACTGGAGCGGCCGCGAGGCCCTGCCCTTCACGCCCGCGGAGGGCTCGGGCTACCAGCACCCGTCTTTCAGCCTGCTGAGCATCGGGAACGCCTTCAAGAAGTTCCCGTACCTGACGGCCGCCATGGCCTCGGACCCGGCCTCCAGCTACGCCCACGTGGCCTGCGGCGAGGCGGACCTGCTCGAGGGCTTCCAGAGCGATCAGATCTCCTCCTCGGGCCTGGGGCGCACCGTGGTGCAGCCGCGGGACTACCTCGTCTTCGAGCGCTTCCTCGCCGTGTCCGAGCGTGGAGACGTGGCCGCCGCCGCGGACCTGGCCCTCGAGGCCCGGCAGAAGCTGCGCGGCGAGAAGTACGTGACGCTCACCGGCATGGTGACCCGCAACGGGGCGCCCGCCTCCGCGTCGGGCCGCGAGGTCAGCGTCCTCGTCAGCGAGGGCGAGCTCACCGCCGCCGCGGCCACCCGCGTCCCGTGGACCCAGGTGACGCCCGACAAGGAGGGCCGCTTCCAGGCCCGCGTGCCCGCCGGCCGTGACTACGTGGTGGAGCTGCACGCCTTCGGCCGCAAGGTGGCCGACCGGCAGCTCGACAACGTGAGCGCGGACACGGACGTGGGGACGCTCGCCGTGTCCTCCCACTCCCGCCTCACCGTGAACGTGGTGGACTGGGTCTCCAACGTCGGCCTCGACGCCGAGGTCTTCCTCGTCCCCGTGGACGCCCCCACCCTGAAGGACACCGAGGGCACGCTGCACGGCCGCTTCGGCACCTGCGCGCCGTGGCTCGGTCCGCCTCCGGGCCCCTCGCCCGCGTGCAACCGCTTCCTCGTGCACAACGGCACCGCCACCGTGGACGCTCCCGCCGGCCGCTTCCACATCTACGCCTTCAAGGGCCCCTTCTGGACGCTCGACCGGAAGACCGTGACGCTCGGCGCCGCGGACACCACCGTGGAGCTCGCCCTGTACAAGCTGGCGCTCCAGCCGCTCGGCACCGTGGGCGCGGATCTGCACGTGCACGGCGCTGCCAGCTTCGACAGCTCCATTCCCGAGTACGACCGTGTGCTGTCCTTCGCCGCCACGGACCTGGATGTCATCGTCTCCACCGACCACGACGTCATCCATGACTATGGACAGGCGGTGCGTGGCCTGGGCCTGGAGAACAAGATGACCGCCGTGGTGGGCCTGGAGACCACCGGCCACATCCTCTGGATGAAGCGCCCCGGCGCCACCGTGCCGCTCGTGGTGGGCCACTACAACTTCTGGCCGCTCGAGTACGATCCGACGAAGCCGCGCAACGGCGCCCCGTCGGACGAGCTCGTCGAGCCCGGTGAGCTGTTCGACCGCGTGAAGGAGAGCGCCCCCGCCTCGCTGCGCGACCAGCTCCTGGTGCAGCTCAACCACCCGTGGTCCGACGCCGAGTTCGGCCGCGACCTGGGCTACCCGCGCGCGCTCGCGCTCGACACGACGAAGAACCTGCCCACGCGCGATGACGGCACCAGCGCCGGCATGTACGTGCGCACGCCCAAGGGCGGCTTCGCCAACAATGGCCAGCACGCCCAGGAGGTGATGAACGGCACGCAGAACGACATGCTGCTGCCCTACCGCGCCTTCTGGTTCTACACGCTCAACCAGGGCCAGTTCGCCGCGGGCACCGCCAACAGCGACTCGCACAGCCTCACCGACAACACCGTGGGCCTGCCGCGCAACATCGTCTACACCAGCGCCACCCCCGGCACCTCGTTCAACACCGCCGATTTCAACAGGTCCCTCAAGGCCGGTGAGTCCTTCGGCACCAACGGCCCCGTCATCGAGGCCACCGTGGACACCGCGAGCGGTGCCCGCCGCTTCGGCTTCACCCCGCTGACCCCCTCGGCGGACGCGAAGCTGCGGCTCAAGGTCTCCGCCGCCCCCTGGGTGCCCGTGGAGGAGGTGCGCATCGTCGTCAACGGCACCGTCGTGAAGACGCTGCGCGGCGCGGAGCTCTTCCACCCGGAGGATCCGCTCGATCTCAACAACGTGGAGCTCAAGCTCGTGCGCTACAACGGCAGCCTCTCGCTGTCCGAGCTGCTCGCGGGCGTGAGCGGGGATGCGTGGGTGGTGGTCGAGGCCGGCGCCTCCCTGCCGCTCGCCGCCGACTTCGGGGGCCCCGGTGGCGACAAGCCGGATGGCATCCCCGACACGAGCGACAACAACGGCGATGGCAAGGTGGATCGCGCCGACATCGCCGAGGGCTCCAAGTACGGCCCGCTGCGCACCCCCGCCCCGCCCACCAGCGAGAGCAGCCGGCAGTTCCACTTCTCCCAGGTGGTCACCGGCGGCTACCCCATGTCCTTCACCAACCCCTTCCTCCTCGACCGGAACGGCAACGGACGCTTCGATGCCCCCGGCGTGGCCGCTCCGTGA
- a CDS encoding response regulator, with translation MSNPTDKRRILVIDDSEAIHTDFRRILNPEQRRGRDDLDLLEEALFGPAPTRSHDVEPEFQVDSAFQGQEGLSKVREALTEGRPYALVFLDYRMPPGWNGAETLRRLRAVAPTLNVVLCSAYSDYSWTEIFQEFGEHQTLRELRKPFNGQEVRQLALTLSAPKETASRSG, from the coding sequence ATGAGCAATCCCACGGACAAGCGGCGGATCCTCGTCATCGATGATTCCGAGGCCATCCACACGGACTTCCGGCGGATCCTCAACCCCGAGCAGCGCCGCGGGCGGGACGATCTGGATCTGCTGGAAGAGGCGCTCTTCGGCCCGGCCCCCACCCGGAGCCATGACGTCGAGCCGGAGTTCCAGGTGGACTCGGCCTTCCAGGGACAGGAAGGCCTGAGCAAGGTGCGCGAGGCCCTCACGGAGGGCCGCCCCTACGCGCTGGTGTTCCTCGACTACCGCATGCCCCCGGGCTGGAATGGCGCCGAGACGCTCCGGCGGCTGCGCGCGGTGGCGCCCACGCTGAACGTGGTGCTCTGCTCGGCCTACTCCGACTACTCGTGGACGGAGATCTTCCAGGAGTTCGGCGAGCACCAGACGCTGCGCGAGCTGCGCAAGCCCTTCAACGGACAGGAGGTGCGCCAGCTCGCGCTCACCCTCTCCGCGCCCAAGGAGACTGCTTCCCGGTCCGGGTGA
- a CDS encoding response regulator, which yields MSQCANKKRVLVIDDSEAIHTDFRRILNPEQRRGQDDLDLLEEALFGPAPSRLTASEETEFEVDSAFQGQEGVAKVREALTSGRPYELVFLDYRMPPGWNGAETLRRMRTVAPALRVVLCSAYSDYSWGELLQEFSDLQLLKELRKPFNGQEVRQLALTLTTPPDGTPAAT from the coding sequence ATGAGCCAGTGCGCGAACAAGAAGCGGGTCCTCGTCATCGACGACTCCGAGGCCATCCACACGGACTTCCGCCGGATCCTCAACCCCGAGCAGCGCCGCGGCCAGGATGATCTGGATCTGCTGGAAGAGGCCCTCTTCGGCCCGGCGCCCTCCCGCCTCACGGCTTCCGAGGAGACGGAGTTCGAGGTGGACTCGGCCTTCCAGGGACAGGAAGGCGTGGCCAAGGTGCGCGAGGCCCTGACGTCGGGCCGCCCCTACGAGCTGGTGTTCCTCGACTACCGCATGCCCCCCGGCTGGAATGGCGCCGAGACGCTGCGGCGCATGCGCACGGTGGCCCCCGCGCTGCGCGTGGTGCTCTGCTCGGCCTACTCCGACTACTCCTGGGGAGAGCTGCTCCAGGAGTTCAGTGACTTGCAGTTGCTGAAGGAGTTGCGAAAGCCATTCAATGGCCAGGAGGTGAGACAGCTGGCGCTCACCCTCACCACGCCGCCGGACGGTACTCCCGCAGCTACTTGA
- a CDS encoding type I polyketide synthase has product MSEEINYRQLLQQQLVKIRKLEARLEQAEAARREPIAIVGMACRLPGGVEGPDDFWELMAKGVDATSELPPGRWDANALYDPDPRAKGKIRTKRGGFLRDVDRFDARFFGISRREAESMDPQQRLVLEVAWEALERAGHAVDRTRRDRVGVFVGAMNNDYGQLALDQGGLEAIDPYFIGARANCAISGRLSYLFGFQGPSLVVDTACASSLVGVHLACQSLRNGECTMALAAGVNLLLSPEASVYLSCSGALAPDGRCKTFDASADGYSRAEACGVLVLERLSDAKARGANILAVIRGSAVGHDGPSSSFTVPNGVAQQSVIRQALETAGVRPAEVSYLEAHGTGTAMGDPIEAEAMWAVLKEGRQGGESLWLGSVKTNLGYPEAASGVVGMMKVVLAMRHRQLPAHLHLKNPNPHIDWASMGVKVPVELTAWEPTQGRRLAGVTSYGRTGTLAHVVLEEAPPRPEVKREVERPEHVLVLSARSEEALRAQVGRYARVLEEGREALGDVCFTAAAGRAHFEHRLAVVGRDASQVRERLLAAEARGPVTVAPRVAFVFGAEGTWPGGMGRELYASQPVFREALEQCAAALVGVLEKPLVQVLYGPDSTRLKEPAYGGAAVFALEWALARMWRAWGVVPRRSVGQGVGEYVAAVDSGVLGLEEGLRRAVGQEPRGRTEAGALEGTETLLLNPGEAEWPRLSKQLGELYVKGVEVDWAAFDAPYARRRVALPTYPFQRERYWLK; this is encoded by the coding sequence ATGTCCGAGGAGATCAACTACCGCCAGTTGTTGCAGCAGCAGCTGGTGAAGATCCGCAAGCTGGAGGCGCGGCTGGAGCAGGCCGAGGCCGCGCGCCGTGAGCCCATCGCCATCGTGGGAATGGCGTGCCGGCTGCCGGGAGGCGTGGAGGGCCCCGACGACTTCTGGGAGCTGATGGCGAAGGGGGTGGACGCCACCAGCGAGCTTCCACCGGGCCGCTGGGACGCCAACGCCCTCTATGACCCGGACCCGCGGGCGAAGGGGAAGATCCGCACGAAGCGGGGTGGCTTCCTGAGGGACGTGGACCGGTTCGACGCGCGCTTCTTCGGCATCTCGCGGCGGGAAGCGGAGAGCATGGATCCGCAGCAGCGGCTGGTGCTGGAGGTGGCCTGGGAGGCGCTGGAGCGGGCCGGGCACGCGGTGGATCGCACCCGGAGGGATCGGGTGGGCGTGTTCGTGGGGGCGATGAACAACGACTACGGGCAGCTCGCGCTCGACCAGGGTGGACTGGAGGCGATCGATCCGTACTTCATCGGCGCGCGGGCCAACTGCGCCATCTCCGGGAGGCTGTCGTACCTGTTCGGCTTCCAGGGCCCGAGCCTGGTGGTGGACACGGCGTGTGCCTCGTCGCTGGTGGGGGTGCACCTGGCCTGCCAGAGCCTGAGGAATGGCGAGTGCACGATGGCGTTGGCGGCGGGGGTGAACCTCCTCCTGTCGCCGGAGGCGAGCGTCTACCTCTCGTGCAGTGGGGCGCTGGCGCCGGACGGGCGGTGCAAGACCTTCGATGCGTCCGCGGACGGGTACAGCCGCGCCGAGGCCTGTGGGGTGCTGGTGCTGGAGCGGCTGTCGGATGCGAAGGCGAGGGGCGCCAACATCCTCGCCGTCATCCGGGGCTCGGCGGTGGGGCATGACGGCCCGAGCAGCTCGTTCACGGTGCCCAATGGCGTGGCGCAGCAGTCCGTCATCCGCCAGGCGCTGGAGACCGCGGGAGTGAGGCCCGCCGAGGTGAGCTACCTGGAGGCGCACGGCACGGGCACGGCGATGGGAGACCCCATCGAAGCCGAGGCGATGTGGGCGGTGCTGAAGGAGGGGCGCCAGGGAGGGGAGTCGCTGTGGCTGGGCTCGGTGAAGACGAACCTGGGCTATCCGGAGGCGGCCTCGGGAGTGGTGGGGATGATGAAGGTGGTGCTGGCCATGCGGCACCGGCAGCTCCCGGCGCACCTGCACCTGAAGAACCCCAACCCGCACATCGACTGGGCGTCCATGGGCGTGAAGGTGCCGGTGGAGCTGACGGCGTGGGAGCCGACGCAGGGCCGGCGCCTCGCGGGGGTGACGTCGTACGGGAGGACGGGGACGCTGGCGCACGTGGTGCTGGAGGAGGCACCGCCAAGGCCGGAGGTGAAGCGGGAGGTGGAGCGGCCGGAGCACGTGCTGGTGCTGTCGGCGCGGAGCGAGGAGGCGCTGCGAGCGCAGGTGGGCCGTTACGCGCGGGTACTGGAGGAGGGCCGCGAGGCGCTGGGCGACGTGTGTTTCACGGCGGCGGCGGGCCGTGCGCACTTCGAGCACCGGCTGGCGGTGGTGGGCCGTGACGCCTCCCAGGTGCGAGAGCGGCTCCTGGCGGCGGAGGCGCGAGGCCCGGTGACGGTAGCGCCCAGGGTGGCGTTCGTCTTTGGAGCCGAAGGCACGTGGCCTGGTGGCATGGGCCGGGAGCTGTACGCGTCACAGCCCGTCTTCCGCGAGGCGCTGGAGCAGTGCGCGGCGGCCCTCGTGGGCGTGCTGGAGAAGCCGCTGGTGCAGGTGCTGTACGGCCCGGACTCCACGCGGCTGAAGGAGCCGGCCTACGGCGGGGCCGCGGTGTTCGCGCTGGAGTGGGCCCTGGCGCGGATGTGGCGGGCCTGGGGCGTGGTGCCGCGAAGGTCCGTGGGGCAGGGCGTGGGCGAATACGTGGCGGCGGTGGACTCGGGAGTGCTCGGCCTGGAGGAGGGCCTGCGGCGGGCGGTGGGCCAGGAGCCTCGGGGACGGACGGAAGCGGGCGCGCTGGAGGGCACCGAGACGCTCCTCTTGAACCCGGGAGAAGCGGAGTGGCCGCGGCTGTCGAAGCAGCTCGGCGAGCTGTACGTGAAGGGCGTGGAGGTGGACTGGGCGGCCTTCGATGCGCCGTATGCGCGGCGCCGGGTGGCCCTGCCCACCTATCCCTTCCAGCGCGAGCGCTACTGGCTCAAGTAG
- a CDS encoding sensor histidine kinase has product MPPTPRPRAPLARSTLIKMGARIAVVIALTTFFSYLHMLRTLRGEALTQLEQHVSERGQREQAIFLLAEDNHVVLKRALEERIRALGPEDLGPRFDRLFVRLPDGSLRSRPEGFDGTKMTGVFVPRGVKVDEDMRRRLLASYDVLNQYGPAFHVRFADTFVTLPEGPIVIYWPERPTWVHDAEPGFMVTQQVYFSTSLPENNPGRHTKWSEVYTDEVSGKSMSTSTTPLDLDGRHAASISQDVMMEELMARTISDHLPGAYNVLFRDDGTLIIEPDMQLNGSSSPPGAAGRQEHLRRIIERVQTRPPQETVLELPAYEEYLAVARLQGPGWNLVTVLPERVVSQPALLAARYVLLLGMLSLVLELVIMAWVLKRQITRPLLVFTQATDRIASGDFHVELDTSRNDELGQLARSFRSMADEVQRREQALREANESLEQRVEERTRELKDVHRQLVQSARRAGMAEIATNVLHNVGNVLNSVYTSAQLAKERMAAMRLEHVGRVAGMLQEHQEDLGAFLSQDERGRNVLPFLGKLGNNLLEERKAITTLLDDVGRYTEHIGDIVKVQQNYARTPRLQEPVLLEGLVEDALRINSAGLTRHQVKVVRQLTELPPVLTDKHKTLMILVNLVSNAKYAMDGVPPAERILTLKLERTSSGLVRIQVHDNGMGIAPELLTRIFQYGFTTREEGHGFGLHSSALAAQELGGALTVHSDGPGHGASFTLELPYVAAQQVA; this is encoded by the coding sequence ATGCCGCCCACTCCCCGACCTCGTGCACCGCTGGCCCGCTCGACGCTCATCAAGATGGGCGCGCGCATCGCGGTCGTCATCGCCCTGACGACCTTCTTCAGCTACCTCCACATGCTGCGCACCCTGCGCGGCGAGGCCCTCACGCAGCTGGAGCAACACGTCTCCGAGCGGGGCCAACGCGAGCAGGCCATCTTCCTGCTGGCCGAGGACAACCACGTCGTCCTCAAGCGGGCCCTGGAGGAGCGCATCCGCGCCCTGGGTCCCGAGGACCTCGGCCCGCGCTTCGACCGGCTCTTCGTGCGGTTGCCCGACGGCTCGCTCCGCAGCCGTCCCGAGGGCTTCGACGGGACGAAGATGACGGGCGTCTTCGTGCCCCGGGGCGTGAAGGTGGACGAGGACATGCGCCGCCGGCTGCTGGCCTCATACGACGTGCTCAACCAATACGGGCCCGCCTTCCACGTCCGCTTCGCGGACACCTTCGTCACGCTGCCCGAGGGGCCCATCGTCATCTATTGGCCCGAGCGCCCCACCTGGGTCCATGACGCCGAGCCCGGCTTCATGGTCACCCAGCAGGTCTACTTCTCCACCAGCCTGCCGGAGAACAACCCCGGGCGGCACACGAAGTGGTCCGAGGTCTACACGGATGAGGTCAGTGGCAAGTCCATGTCCACGTCCACCACGCCCCTGGACCTCGACGGCCGGCACGCCGCCTCCATCAGCCAGGACGTGATGATGGAGGAGTTGATGGCCCGCACCATCAGCGACCACCTGCCCGGTGCCTACAACGTGCTCTTCCGCGATGACGGCACGCTCATCATCGAGCCCGACATGCAGCTGAATGGCTCGAGCTCACCGCCCGGCGCCGCGGGCCGGCAGGAGCACCTGCGGCGCATCATCGAGCGCGTACAAACCCGTCCGCCCCAGGAGACCGTGTTGGAGCTGCCGGCGTACGAGGAGTACCTCGCGGTGGCCCGGCTCCAGGGGCCCGGCTGGAACCTCGTCACCGTGCTCCCCGAGCGCGTGGTGTCCCAGCCCGCCCTCCTGGCCGCCCGCTACGTGCTGCTGCTCGGCATGCTGTCGCTCGTCCTGGAGCTGGTCATCATGGCCTGGGTGCTCAAGCGGCAGATCACCCGGCCCCTGCTGGTCTTCACCCAGGCCACCGACCGCATCGCCTCCGGTGACTTCCACGTGGAGCTGGACACCTCGCGCAACGACGAGCTGGGTCAGCTCGCCCGCTCCTTCCGGAGCATGGCCGACGAGGTGCAACGCCGCGAGCAGGCCCTGCGCGAGGCCAACGAGAGCCTGGAGCAGCGTGTCGAGGAGCGCACCCGCGAGCTCAAGGACGTGCACCGGCAGCTGGTGCAGTCGGCCCGCCGCGCCGGCATGGCGGAGATCGCCACCAACGTGCTGCACAACGTGGGCAACGTGCTCAACAGCGTCTACACCTCCGCCCAGCTCGCCAAGGAGCGCATGGCCGCCATGCGGCTGGAGCACGTGGGCCGCGTGGCCGGCATGCTCCAGGAGCACCAGGAAGACCTCGGCGCCTTCCTCTCCCAGGACGAGCGCGGCAGGAACGTCCTGCCCTTCCTGGGCAAGCTGGGCAACAACCTGCTCGAGGAGCGCAAGGCCATCACCACGCTGCTGGATGACGTGGGCCGCTACACCGAGCACATCGGCGACATCGTGAAGGTGCAGCAGAACTACGCCCGCACGCCCCGGCTCCAGGAGCCCGTGCTCCTCGAGGGGCTGGTGGAGGACGCGCTGCGCATCAACTCGGCCGGGCTCACCCGCCACCAGGTCAAGGTGGTGCGTCAGCTGACGGAGCTGCCCCCCGTGCTCACCGACAAGCACAAGACGTTGATGATCCTCGTCAACCTCGTCAGCAACGCCAAGTACGCCATGGACGGTGTGCCTCCCGCCGAGCGGATCCTCACCCTGAAGCTGGAGCGCACCAGCTCCGGGCTGGTGCGCATCCAGGTCCACGACAACGGCATGGGCATCGCGCCGGAGCTGCTCACCCGCATCTTCCAGTACGGCTTCACCACCCGGGAGGAGGGGCACGGCTTCGGCCTGCACTCCAGCGCCCTGGCGGCCCAGGAGCTGGGGGGCGCCCTCACCGTCCACAGCGACGGACCCGGTCACGGGGCCTCCTTCACCCTGGAGCTGCCCTACGTCGCGGCTCAACAGGTCGCCTGA